A region of the candidate division KSB1 bacterium genome:
AATATTCAATCCCTGCAGAAAATATCGAAAGTACTACTCAATCAATTGAAGAAGTCATAGCAAAGCTACAGAAGATGGATCGACTGAGTAAGCACGGAGCATGGACAAAAAAGGCCCTCACACTCATCCAAAAAAATCCTCGTACTGCGGCATCCCAATTGGCAAAAATTCTGCAACGAGAAACTCAACCCCTAAAAGCCGACATACGGAAGCTCAAGAAGTTGGGACTTACGATACCTTTTGAGACTGGGTATGAACTATCGGCTTTTGGGAAAACTGTGTTGAAAAAATATGAAGAGTACATAAAATAAAAATCGAAATT
Encoded here:
- a CDS encoding ASCH domain-containing protein; the encoded protein is MLIKNQFHEGIRNGSITVTFRNWKTSRVKVGRQYRFGLNDLLEVDSLDLIAVSSIIEKEAINAGFAGVSELVAFLNKNSTAKVTDKSKVYRIGLFYIKDKKYSIPAENIESTTQSIEEVIAKLQKMDRLSKHGAWTKKALTLIQKNPRTAASQLAKILQRETQPLKADIRKLKKLGLTIPFETGYELSAFGKTVLKKYEEYIK